One uncultured Alphaproteobacteria bacterium genomic region harbors:
- a CDS encoding conserved hypothetical protein (Evidence 4 : Homologs of previously reported genes of unknown function) — translation MDPLSDGRIRERARRIWEREGRPEGRADDHWRLARLELASEAPPPDATEPNPIAEGREADPRGQPVEPLLAVENQGSFPVIADQDEKQPYPKPRRKPKR, via the coding sequence ATGGATCCGCTTTCCGACGGCCGCATCCGCGAACGCGCCCGGCGCATCTGGGAACGCGAAGGCAGGCCCGAGGGACGGGCCGACGACCACTGGCGTCTGGCGCGGCTGGAACTGGCGTCCGAGGCCCCGCCGCCCGACGCGACCGAACCCAACCCGATCGCCGAAGGACGGGAGGCCGATCCCCGGGGGCAACCGGTGGAACCGCTGCTTGCGGTGGAGAACCAGGGGTCGTTCCCGGTGATCGCCGATCAGGACGAGAAGCAGCCCTACCCCAAACCGCGCCGCAAGCCGAAGCGCTAG